In a single window of the Mycobacteriales bacterium genome:
- a CDS encoding YciI family protein, producing MAFFTLTQVYGPNWDHSRPRREQDSWDEHATFMDGLVDDGFIILGGPVGDGEQVLHAVEAADEHEVRARLEPDPWATMGLLQIGEIRPWTVWLDGRHRKRTS from the coding sequence GTGGCGTTCTTCACGTTGACGCAGGTCTACGGGCCCAACTGGGACCACTCGCGACCGCGCCGCGAACAGGATTCGTGGGACGAGCACGCGACGTTCATGGACGGACTCGTCGACGACGGCTTCATCATCCTCGGTGGTCCCGTCGGAGACGGTGAGCAGGTCCTGCACGCCGTCGAAGCGGCGGACGAACACGAAGTCAGGGCGCGGCTCGAGCCCGATCCGTGGGCGACGATGGGACTGCTGCAGATCGGTGAGATCCGGCCCTGGACGGTCTGGCTCGACGGCCGGCACCGCAAGCGGACGAGCTGA
- a CDS encoding GyrI-like domain-containing protein, protein MYDVKVREVPEQPVVSEERTVTQAELVEWLPGAMGRVATSAQGHGGGLETSSLPYLARDDHKSAQVFIVLYEGNPTEGPVPVETCAPIAREQGEGTRTIPAHREAYVRLTRAQCEPMSKIGAAYAAVEQWIGANGHEVSAAPRETYFTDFFGAAPEDDVFDVSFPIR, encoded by the coding sequence ATGTACGACGTCAAGGTGCGCGAGGTACCCGAGCAGCCGGTCGTCAGCGAGGAACGGACGGTGACGCAGGCCGAGCTCGTGGAGTGGCTCCCGGGAGCGATGGGCCGGGTCGCGACGTCGGCGCAGGGTCACGGGGGTGGGCTGGAGACGTCATCCCTGCCCTACCTCGCCCGCGACGACCACAAATCGGCGCAGGTGTTCATCGTGCTCTACGAAGGCAACCCCACCGAGGGCCCGGTCCCGGTCGAAACGTGCGCGCCGATCGCCCGGGAGCAGGGCGAGGGGACCCGCACGATCCCGGCCCACCGGGAGGCCTACGTGCGGCTCACCCGGGCCCAGTGCGAGCCCATGTCGAAGATCGGCGCGGCGTACGCCGCCGTCGAGCAGTGGATCGGCGCCAACGGCCACGAGGTCTCCGCCGCACCGCGCGAGACCTACTTCACCGACTTCTTCGGGGCCGCCCCCGAGGACGACGTGTTCGACGTGTCCTTCCCGATCCGCTAG
- a CDS encoding DinB family protein: MTGTGPNPPLFRDERASTGSEREVLEAFLELYRGVIVVKVQGVSEEDARRRLVPSLSTLGGILKHLRWVEVGWFHLLFDDRTEDNLRPHDRDWEFTPEPGETLDVLVSDYQSACERSRTIAAAHQLDDHVPHKRMGEVSLRWIYVHLIEETARHAGHLDILREQLDGTTGFD; this comes from the coding sequence ATGACCGGGACGGGTCCCAATCCACCGCTCTTCCGCGACGAACGCGCATCCACCGGCAGCGAGCGCGAGGTCCTCGAGGCCTTTCTCGAGCTCTACCGCGGCGTGATCGTCGTCAAGGTGCAGGGCGTCTCCGAGGAAGACGCCCGGCGGCGCCTCGTGCCGTCGCTGTCGACGCTCGGCGGCATCCTCAAGCACCTGCGCTGGGTCGAGGTCGGGTGGTTCCACCTGCTGTTCGACGACCGAACCGAGGACAACCTCCGACCCCATGATCGGGACTGGGAGTTCACGCCGGAACCGGGCGAGACCCTCGACGTACTCGTCAGCGACTATCAGTCCGCCTGCGAGCGGTCGCGCACGATCGCGGCGGCACACCAACTCGATGACCACGTCCCGCACAAGCGGATGGGCGAGGTCTCCCTGCGCTGGATCTACGTCCACCTGATCGAAGAGACCGCCCGCCACGCCGGCCATCTCGACATCCTGCGCGAACAGCTCGACGGAACGACGGGTTTCGATTGA